Proteins from a genomic interval of Oreochromis aureus strain Israel breed Guangdong linkage group 6, ZZ_aureus, whole genome shotgun sequence:
- the vasna gene encoding vasorin a produces MIQYFLLFVLSSGLVLSSDCPASCNCPMQGSIFCINLPAPIVPRVPTTTQNLYIFQNAIITLAQEDFKGLVELELLDLSQNDLTEIPDGVFEMLSKLKNLDLSTNQITHISKGSFSGLVQLERLYLHSNRIQSIHLEAFEGLEKLLELKLQGNQLTSLPSLQFPSLLLLDLSNNNIPTLNPSDLQTPHLETLKVASLKLTTLHEDLVASLKNLHELDISSNQLAEVPRALKHDFLKGLTKLSLAGNPLGDLRVEDFDKLSGLQELDLSSLNLQGFPPHFFHTFPKLKTLTAAKNPFDCLCPLAWFPVWLKEKKVILERHEETRCHFPLVNAGKMLSELDHKDFGCPSTTTLQMGSPIGSTPVPQLPYTSPRTTHTNAIPPPPPPSEESLSPKTEPPVFPSSTSGQYEHFCPPNICLNGGTCYFDPVGELGCLCLSGTFGLYCENVDDVPQPPATEDSIVTTEMPDKLDAISSRQVTSTSILLDLHRFIKTQPHIRGIKLTYRNLSGPDRRSITLNVPPTYPEYTLRGLKPNCTYSVCASPLGEKINSRANNSAEMGSCTEARTEGIPMTSSEPWVETQTSMTYTLIPALAALALVLGLAVVAGTIICLRKRKQANSGLELDLGPTHPDPMELEGKTCLENGGNGTTPLKQPEIDQCFTPQPLPYMQQNGGLDYVALLVQGHCPSNNNVTSLKPSYF; encoded by the coding sequence ATGATACAATACTTCCTgctctttgtcctgtcttcagGGCTGGTGTTATCATCTGACTGCCCAGCAAGCTGTAACTGCCCGATGCAGGGGTCAATATTCTGCATTAATCTTCCTGCCCCCATTGTGCCCCGTGTCCCAACAACCACACAAAATCTCTACATCTTCCAAAATGCCATCATTACTTTGGCTCAAGAAGACTTCAAAGGTCTAGTGGAGTTGGAGCTTTTAGATCTGAGCCAGAATGATCTTACAGAGATTCCGGATGGTGTATTTGAGATGTTGTCAAAACTGAAGAACTTAGACTTATCCACTAACCAGATTACCCATATATCCAAAGGCAGTTTTTCTGGCTTGGTACAACTGGAGAGGCTGTATCTTCATTCAAATCGCATACAGAGCATTCATTTGGAAGCTTTTGAAGGTTTAGAAAAGTTGCTAGAACTAAAACTGCAAGGGAATCAGTTAACCTCGCTCCCATCACTTCAGTTCCCCAGTCTTCTCCTTTTAGACCTCAGCAACAACAATATTCCAACTCTGAATCCTTCAGACCTACAGACTCCCCACCTGGAGACACTTAAGGTGGCCTCTCTAAAGCTTACTACTTTACATGAGGATCTCGTAGCCTCCCTGAAGAATCTTCATGAGCTAGACATTTCATCAAACCAGTTAGCTGAGGTGCCCAGGGCCCTAAAACATGATTTCCTAAAAGGGCTGACCAAGCTGAGCTTGGCTGGCAACCCATTGGGGGATCTGAGGGTGGAGGACTTTGATAAATTATCTGGGCTTCAAGAACTGGATCTCAGTAGTCTAAATCTCCAGGGATTCCCAccacatttttttcacacattCCCCAAGTTGAAAACCCTGACAGCAGCTAAGAATCCATTTGACTGTTTGTGCCCATTAGCCTGGTTCCCTGTCTGGCTAAAAGAGAAGAAAGTGATTCTTGAGAGACATGAAGAGACCAGATGCCACTTTCCTCTAGTTAATGCTGGGAAGATGCTTTCAGAACTGGATCACAAAGATTTTGGATGTCCATCAACCACAACATTGCAAATGGGCTCTCCCATTGGAAGTACTCCTGTTCCGCAGTTGCCATACACATCTCCGAGAACAACCCATACCAATGCTattcctcctccaccaccacctaGTGAAGAATCTCTCTCTCCAAAAACAGAACCTCCAGTCTTCCCAAGCTCCACCAGTGGGCAATACGAGCACTTTTGTCCACCAAACATCTGCCTTAATGGTGGCACTTGTTATTTTGACCCAGTGGGAGAACTCGGCTGTTTGTGTCTGTCAGGAACATTTGGCCTCTACTGTGAAAATGTGGATGATGTTCCTCAACCACCAGCAACTGAAGATTCTATAGTTACCACCGAGATGCCTGATAAACTTGATGCCATCAGTTCACGTCAGGTGACCTCCACATCAATCCTTCTTGACTTGCaccggtttatcaagacacagCCGCATATTCGTGGCATCAAGTTGACCTACCGTAACCTCTCAGGGCCTGATCGCCGATCCATTACACTGAATGTTCCACCTACCTATCCTGAATACACTTTACGTGGTCTGAAACCAAACTGTACCTATTCAGTCTGTGCTAGTCctttgggtgagaaaatcaatTCTCGGGCCaacaactctgctgaaatgggGTCATGTACAGAGGCTCGTACCGAAGGGATTCCAATGACATCCTCAGAGCCCTGGGTGGAGACACAGACATCTATGACATATACTCTCATACCTGCTTTAGCTGCTCTTGCACTGGTGCTGGGATTGGCCGTGGTGGCTGGGACAATCATCTGtctgaggaagaggaagcaGGCCAATTCTGGATTGGAGTTGGATCTGGGCCCCACTCATCCTGATCCCATGGAACTGGAGGGGAAAACTTGTCTGGAGAATGGAGGAAACGGTACAACACCCCTCAAACAGCCGGAGATCGATCAGTGTTTCACTCCTCAGCCACTTCCATACATGCAACAAAACGGGGGATTGGACTATGTAGCACTCTTAGTGCAAGGGCACTGCCCTTCAAATAACAATGTTACGTCATTAAAACCATCTTATTTCTAA